The proteins below come from a single Streptomyces sp. B3I8 genomic window:
- a CDS encoding SpoIIE family protein phosphatase encodes MRTGEPLPAVGDVLESLATGVWCWDDAERRAVLDAETARLVGLPPAPARLSEAAIRARFHPADWSEVDAIVQLALSEGTVSEKRLRVMDEHGRVLRIVRSRSRPVPDPDTRGYRLVGTLQEVGEAGPRAAGHTSDPGDWRRSREAFLLDAGRALAEARSTQEVLRVAAGLSMPGFTPDGQAVFGMEGDHLTVVGHHGQDPGEEGPFVDMPLSTDYPAAEVIRTGRAVYLSSPAEYKARYPASWSLAARFGRQSWAFLPLTVAGSSMGAWMAAFTYPVAFTPDERSVLTTVARMLAQALSRAVAAESERELTEGLQRSMLPRLGPQIPGMRIAARYVPTGGGLQVGGDWYDMIPLPGGGNRFALVIGDVQGHDVRAAGLMGQLRIALRAYASEGHRPDAVLTRASRFLHGMTHGDMTHGDDGSDPRFATCLYIEVDPSTGMLEIARAGHPDPAVRMADRTVLLRPTSGGLPLGIDPDADYPTTRLVLEPGETLLMCTDGLIETGGHDLDTGWRRLRLILEGHDGDLEDLADSLVQGVHGPSSHHSTGPLADRREDDIAVLLLCRTGPGGGCDGAGAADGTRRTVRRAVLGVAQAEPERIAGARHQLRELLHDWASADQVDSAVLLLSELLTNVLVHTDADALLVAEVIGRGGPGLRGHRRTVRVEVTDVSDDLPHKRDPGELASSGRGLVLMEFLADRWGVDPRGEGKTIWFELRERETERETEWEGERERERGRERERT; translated from the coding sequence ATGCGCACTGGTGAGCCGCTGCCCGCCGTGGGGGACGTCCTGGAGTCCCTCGCCACCGGGGTGTGGTGCTGGGACGACGCCGAACGTCGCGCCGTCCTCGACGCCGAGACGGCGCGACTGGTCGGGCTGCCCCCGGCGCCCGCCAGGCTCAGCGAGGCCGCGATCCGGGCGCGCTTCCACCCGGCGGACTGGAGCGAGGTGGACGCGATCGTCCAGCTCGCCCTCAGCGAGGGCACCGTCTCCGAGAAGCGACTGCGCGTCATGGACGAGCACGGCAGGGTCCTGCGCATCGTCCGCAGCCGCTCCCGCCCCGTCCCCGACCCGGACACCCGCGGGTACCGCCTGGTCGGCACCTTGCAGGAGGTCGGCGAGGCCGGCCCGCGCGCCGCGGGTCACACCTCCGACCCCGGCGACTGGCGCCGCTCGCGCGAGGCGTTCCTGCTGGACGCCGGGCGCGCGCTCGCCGAGGCCCGCTCCACCCAGGAGGTCCTGCGGGTCGCGGCGGGCCTGTCCATGCCCGGCTTCACCCCGGACGGCCAGGCCGTGTTCGGCATGGAGGGCGACCATCTGACCGTGGTCGGCCACCACGGGCAGGACCCGGGTGAGGAGGGCCCCTTCGTCGACATGCCGCTGAGCACCGACTACCCGGCCGCCGAGGTGATCCGCACCGGCCGCGCCGTCTACCTCTCCTCGCCCGCCGAGTACAAGGCCCGCTACCCCGCCTCCTGGTCGCTCGCCGCCCGCTTCGGCCGCCAGTCGTGGGCGTTCCTGCCGCTCACGGTCGCGGGCAGCTCGATGGGCGCCTGGATGGCCGCGTTCACCTACCCGGTCGCCTTCACCCCCGACGAGCGCTCGGTCCTCACCACGGTGGCCCGGATGCTCGCGCAGGCGCTGTCCCGCGCGGTGGCCGCCGAGTCCGAGCGGGAGCTGACCGAGGGGCTCCAGCGCTCGATGCTGCCCCGGCTCGGCCCGCAGATCCCCGGCATGAGGATCGCCGCCCGCTATGTGCCGACCGGCGGCGGCCTCCAGGTCGGCGGCGACTGGTACGACATGATCCCGCTGCCCGGCGGTGGGAACCGGTTCGCGCTGGTCATCGGCGACGTCCAGGGCCACGACGTGCGCGCGGCGGGGCTCATGGGCCAGCTCCGGATCGCCCTGCGCGCCTACGCCTCCGAGGGCCACCGCCCCGACGCCGTCCTCACCCGCGCCTCCCGCTTCCTGCACGGCATGACGCACGGCGACATGACGCACGGCGACGACGGCTCCGACCCGCGCTTCGCGACCTGCCTGTACATCGAGGTGGACCCGTCGACCGGCATGCTGGAGATCGCCCGCGCCGGCCACCCGGACCCCGCCGTCCGCATGGCCGACCGGACGGTCCTGCTGCGGCCGACCTCGGGCGGGCTGCCGCTCGGCATCGACCCGGACGCCGACTACCCGACCACCCGGCTGGTCCTGGAGCCCGGCGAGACCCTGCTGATGTGCACGGACGGCCTGATCGAGACCGGCGGACACGATCTGGACACGGGGTGGCGGCGCCTGCGCCTCATCCTGGAGGGGCACGACGGCGACCTGGAGGATCTCGCCGACTCCCTGGTGCAGGGCGTGCACGGACCCTCCTCCCACCACAGCACCGGCCCGCTGGCCGACCGCCGCGAGGACGACATCGCGGTACTGCTGCTGTGCCGGACGGGACCGGGGGGCGGCTGCGACGGGGCGGGCGCCGCGGACGGCACGCGGCGGACGGTGCGGCGGGCGGTGCTGGGCGTCGCGCAGGCCGAGCCCGAGCGCATCGCCGGGGCCCGGCACCAACTGCGCGAGCTGCTGCACGACTGGGCGTCGGCGGACCAGGTCGACTCGGCGGTGCTGCTGCTCTCCGAGCTGCTGACGAACGTGCTCGTGCACACGGACGCGGACGCTTTGCTGGTGGCGGAGGTCATCGGCCGCGGCGGCCCCGGCCTTCGCGGCCACCGCCGTACGGTGCGCGTCGAGGTCACCGACGTCAGCGACGATCTGCCGCACAAGCGGGACCCGGGGGAACTGGCGTCCTCGGGGCGGGGACTGGTGCTGATGGAGTTCCTCGCGGACAGGTGGGGGGTGGATCCGCGAGGGGAAGGGAAGACCATCTGGTTCGAGCTGCGGGAGCGGGAAACGGAGCGGGAAACGGAGTGGGAAGGGGAGCGGGAACGCGAACGGGGGCGGGAGCGGGAACGGACCTAG